The proteins below come from a single Polymorphobacter fuscus genomic window:
- a CDS encoding SufE family protein, translated as MTIATFDDVEAEFEALDDWDDRYRLLIDLGRALPPMPEALKTDATRVRGCASQVWLHTRHDGDVLRFAADSDAAIVKGLVALVLMLADGRPAGAIDAAAIRARLDALGLAKHLSSNRTQGLASMVARIGDLAREAA; from the coding sequence ATGACGATTGCCACTTTCGACGATGTCGAGGCCGAATTCGAAGCGCTCGATGACTGGGACGACCGCTATCGCCTGCTCATCGACCTCGGCCGCGCCCTGCCGCCGATGCCCGAGGCGCTGAAAACCGATGCCACCCGCGTCCGCGGTTGCGCGTCGCAGGTCTGGCTTCACACCCGCCATGACGGCGATGTGCTGCGCTTCGCCGCCGACAGCGACGCCGCCATCGTCAAGGGCCTCGTGGCGCTGGTGCTGATGCTGGCCGATGGCCGGCCGGCGGGCGCCATCGACGCCGCCGCGATCCGCGCGCGACTCGACGCGCTGGGGCTGGCGAAGCACCTGTCGTCGAACCGCACGCAAGGCCTGGCATCGATGGTAGCGCGCATCGGTGACCTGGCGCGCGAGGCCGCATGA
- the pspC gene encoding envelope stress response membrane protein PspC, which produces MSVRRTRFYLDKRNKRFMGVCSGIADYFGWDATWVRVAAVAATVLGVGFLPFVYLAVGWIADPKPSMLYNDDPEEARFWKNVRVAPQRTVRDVHASFRESDRRLRDMEAYVTSSNSRLANEIEKLR; this is translated from the coding sequence ATGTCCGTTCGCCGCACACGTTTCTATCTCGACAAGCGCAACAAGCGCTTCATGGGGGTCTGCTCAGGCATCGCCGATTACTTCGGCTGGGATGCCACCTGGGTGCGGGTTGCCGCGGTCGCGGCGACGGTGCTCGGGGTCGGCTTCCTGCCCTTCGTCTATCTCGCCGTCGGCTGGATCGCCGATCCCAAGCCGTCGATGCTGTACAATGACGATCCCGAGGAAGCCCGCTTCTGGAAGAATGTCCGGGTCGCGCCGCAGCGCACCGTTCGCGATGTCCACGCCTCCTTCCGCGAATCGGACCGCCGGCTGCGCGACATGGAGGCCTATGTGACCTCGTCGAACAGCCGCCTTGCCAACGAGATCGAAAAGCTGCGCTGA
- a CDS encoding PspC domain-containing protein: MTFNTPFRLDKANARLMGVCAGIANYTGIETVWIRVAFVAGTLFGFGSLALVYLIIGLVADKQPA, encoded by the coding sequence ATGACTTTCAACACCCCTTTCCGCCTCGACAAGGCCAACGCCCGGCTGATGGGCGTCTGCGCCGGCATCGCCAACTACACCGGCATCGAAACCGTCTGGATCCGCGTCGCCTTTGTCGCCGGCACCCTCTTCGGCTTCGGCAGCCTGGCGCTGGTCTACCTCATCATCGGGCTTGTCGCCGACAAGCAGCCGGCCTGA
- the pspB gene encoding envelope stress response membrane protein PspB codes for MEDILVPIGVVGMLFIGLPWLVLHYLTKWKSGRGISPQDEVLLDDLHEMARRLDARLDSVERIIAADNPHWKDSKLSDLSGERMERFERDARRELR; via the coding sequence ATGGAAGACATTCTTGTCCCCATCGGCGTCGTCGGCATGCTGTTCATCGGCCTGCCGTGGCTGGTCCTCCACTATCTGACCAAGTGGAAGTCGGGCCGGGGCATTTCCCCGCAGGACGAGGTCCTCCTCGACGACCTGCACGAAATGGCCCGCCGGCTCGATGCCCGGCTCGACTCGGTGGAACGCATCATCGCCGCCGACAACCCCCATTGGAAGGACAGCAAGCTGTCCGACCTGTCGGGGGAACGCATGGAACGCTTCGAACGCGACGCGCGCCGCGAGCTGCGCTGA
- the pspA gene encoding phage shock protein PspA, whose translation MGIFSRTRDIIAANVTDLLDRAEDPAKMIRMIIMEMEETLVEVRAGAARTIADQKEMRRAIIRAEAAQLSWGEKAELALSKGREDLAKAALIEKGKAKAFVDQTRAEVGVLDDSLALNEADIAKLEAKLREARTRQNTILNRIESADQRSRMREMIKGPRVDEAFARFEVMERRADLAEGRADALGLGGPGRSLADEFAELSVDDDVNAELAAMKARLAPKSEG comes from the coding sequence ATGGGCATTTTTTCGCGGACCCGCGATATCATCGCCGCCAACGTCACCGACCTTCTCGATCGCGCCGAAGATCCGGCGAAGATGATCCGCATGATCATCATGGAGATGGAGGAAACGCTGGTCGAGGTTCGCGCCGGCGCCGCCCGTACCATCGCCGACCAGAAGGAGATGCGCCGCGCCATCATCCGCGCCGAAGCCGCCCAGCTGAGCTGGGGCGAAAAGGCCGAGCTGGCGCTGAGCAAGGGCCGCGAAGATCTCGCCAAGGCAGCGCTGATCGAAAAGGGCAAGGCCAAGGCCTTTGTCGACCAGACGCGCGCCGAAGTCGGCGTGCTCGACGACAGCCTGGCGCTCAACGAGGCGGATATCGCCAAGCTGGAAGCCAAGCTGCGCGAAGCCCGCACCCGGCAGAACACCATCCTCAACCGCATCGAAAGCGCCGACCAGCGCTCGCGGATGCGCGAGATGATCAAGGGCCCGCGCGTCGACGAAGCCTTTGCCCGGTTCGAGGTGATGGAACGCCGCGCCGATCTCGCCGAAGGGCGCGCCGATGCGCTCGGCCTGGGTGGCCCGGGCCGCAGCCTGGCGGACGAATTTGCCGAACTGTCGGTCGATGACGATGTCAACGCCGAGCTGGCCGCCATGAAGGCGCGGTTGGCGCCGAAGTCGGAAGGCTGA